A single region of the Eleginops maclovinus isolate JMC-PN-2008 ecotype Puerto Natales chromosome 4, JC_Emac_rtc_rv5, whole genome shotgun sequence genome encodes:
- the cdh15 gene encoding cadherin-15, which produces MAGGMLMVCVLGALLCQVWSSAETLHKREETLYPWRNKGTGMYRVKRDWIIPPIRVLENSKQVPEDLVQIKSDKIFTGEVIYKLEGAGVDQEPKNLFEIDDKTGVIRSKRPLDRETYNSFTLKAFALSPSGQRLENPSTIEIVVLDQNDNRPAFTQKQFSGTVPEFSVPGTLVMSVSATDADDPMTENAYLSYSIIGQESVPANAVDKTMFGINNETGAIYTRDVGLDLEVVKSFRLKLQVGDMGGMGLTSESEAIIHVSDINNHAPQFSAALYSMLAVENRNDNEIGRVNVTDKDNSGTANWEAKYFITNHPEGNFAITTDPATNEGVLTVVKPLDYEAQHEHVLMLMVENVNPLSNKAPSVPVSSATVVVTVVNENEAPRFREDPIHLVVPESVVPGTLLTSHIASDPDNSDLRYEISRDPEKWLDIDRDTGDIYAKRTFNMRSPNVKNNIYNVIVKVTDAGGVSTTATVAITLKETNDFPPQLFPLSGSVCKDTGRGSSGLVVTAVDEDFPPHAAPFIFEMPDDELSINWTVVQVNDTHAVLQPLVDLEAGEYVVTVFVSDSGSPVLSAYAQVNVTVCRCDSFGDCKSEAGAFLGSSVGINFIALIIIMASIALLLLLLLLAVAVTSCGRRHHIKKGTGLLVGESEDDIRDNVFNYDEQGGGEEDENAFNIDMLWNPLDTPSTPGSYYPGSCVPRGKQPLRKDAPHNLPSPIYPRRPPADPTDIEDYINDGLEAADNDPNVPPYDTALIYDYEGEGSLAGSLSSIASGSSDGDQDYDYLNDWGPRFKKLANMYDPR; this is translated from the exons ATGGCGGGAGGGATgttgatggtgtgtgtgctgggtGCTCTGCTTTGTCAG GTGTGGAGCTCTGCAGAAACTCTTCACAAAAGGGAAGAAACCCTTTACCCATGGAGAAATAAAGGCACAGGCATGTACAGGGTGAAGAGGGACTGGATCATCCCTCCAATCAGAGTGCTGGAGAATAGCAAGCAGGTTCCTGAAGACCTTGTCCAG ATCAAATCGGACAAAATCTTTACAGGGGAGGTGATTTACAAGCTAGAGGGAGCAGGAGTGGACCAGGAGCCCAAAAATCTGTTTGAAATTGATGATAAAACCGGAGTCATCAGGAGCAAGCGGCCGCTGGACCGAGAGACCTACAACAGCTTCACG ctgAAAGCCTTTGCACTGTCTCCCAGTGGACAGAGACTAGAGAATCCGTCCACCATAGAGATAGTGGTGCTGGATCAGAACGACAACAGACCCGCCTTCACACAGAAACAATTCAGCGGCACTGTCCCTGAGTTCTCAGTCCCAG GCACCTTGGTGATGTCAGTTTCCGCCACTGATGCTGATGACCCTATGACAGAAAACGCTTATCTGAGCTACTCTATCATTGGCCAGGAGAGCGTTCCTGCCAATGCTGTCGACAAGACAATGTTTGGTATCAACAACGAGACAGGAGCCATTTACACAAGAGACGTAGGCCTGGACCTAGAG GTGGTAAAAAGTTTCAGGTTGAAACTGCAGGTTGGTGATATGGGAGGCATGGGATTAACGAGTGAAAGTGAGGCGATCATTCATGTTTCTGATATCAACAACCATGCCCCACAGTTCAGCGCTGCCTTG TACAGTATGCTAGCAGTGGAGAACAGGAATGACAATGAGATCGGCCGGGTGAATGTGACAGACAAGGATAATAGTGGAACAGCAAACTGGGAGGCCAAGTATTTTATTACCAACCACCCTGAAGGCAACTTTGCCATCACTACGGATCCTGCAACCAACGAAGGAGTTCTGACCGTGGTGAAG CCTCTGGATTATGAAGCACAGCATGAGCACGTCTTGATGCTGATGGTGGAAAATGTCAATCCTCTGAGCAACAAGGCTCCCAGCGTCCCAGTGAGCAGCGCTACAGTGGTGGTGACGGTGGTGAACGAGAATGAGGCTCCACGTTTCAGGGAGGACCCCATACATCTTGTTGTCCCTGAGTCTGTGGTCCCTGGGACTTTACTGACAAGCCATATCGCCTCTGACCCTGATAATTCTGACCTGAG GTATGAGATTAGTCGAGATCCTGAGAAGTGGCTGGACATCGACAGAGATACAGGAGACATTTATGCCAAGAGAACGTTCAACATGCGATCCccaaatgttaaaaacaatatcTACAATGTTATTGTCAAGGTTACAG ATGCTGGTGGTGTGTCGACCACTGCCACCGTGGCCATCACACTGAAGGAGACCAACGACTTCCCCCCTCAGCTCTTCCCTCTGAGCGGCTCTGTGTGCAAAGATACGGGTCGCGGTAGTTCTGGTCTGGTTGTGACGGCTGTGGATGAAGACTTTCCTCCGCACGCTGCACCCTTCATCTTTGAGATGCCTGACGATGAGCTGTCAATCAACTGGACTGTTGTTCAAGTCAACG ATACTCATGCGGTGCTTCAGCCCCTCGTGGACCTGGAGGCTGGAGAGTACGTGGTCACAGTGTTTGTGTCGGACTCTGGCAGCCCGGTGCTGAGCGCTTATGCTCAGGTCAATGTCACCGTGTGTCGCTGTGACTCGTTTGGAGACTGTAAGTCGGAGGCGGGGGCTTTCCTTGGCTCCAGTGTGGGAATCAACTTCATCGCTCTGATCATCATCATGGCCAGTATTGCACTCCTCCTGT tgctgctgctgctggctgtggcGGTGACCTCCTGTGGGAGACGTCACCATATCAAGAAAGGAACAGGTCTGCTTGTCGGGGAATCAGAAGACGACATCCGTGACAATGTCTTCAACTATGATGAGcaaggagggggagaggaggacgAG AATGCCTTTAACATCGACATGCTTTGGAATCCACTTGACACCCCTTCAACCCCAGGGTCCTACTACCCAGGGTCCTGTGTTCCTCGAGGCAAGCAGCCCCTCAGGAAGGACGCCCCGCATAACCTGCCCTCACCTATCTACCCACGGAGGCCGCCAGCAGACCCCACTGACATCGAGGACTACATCAATGAT GGCCTGGAGGCTGCAGACAACGATCCGAACGTGCCTCCGTACGACACGGCCCTGATCTATGACTACGAGGGAGAGGGCTCCCTGGCAGGCAGCCTCAGCTCCATTGCTTCAGGCAGCTCTGACGGAGACCAGGACTACGACTACCTCAACGACTGGGGACCACGCTTTAAGAAACTGGCCAACATGTATGACCCACGTTAA